The Legionella jordanis genomic sequence CAGTGTACATCCCTGTAAAAATTAAATTTGCTTTTGCATTCCTTACGTCTTTTATATGGCTGGCTTTTTGTTTCTGGATTTCCATACCCTGGATATTTGATTTAGCGGTATATGTCACAATAGTCCCTGCATATATTATTGTTTTCTCCATTGCTTTATTTCCGGGATTTATGTACGCATTTATGCTTGTAAGCTATTTAATAGACAAACGAAAACCTTCTATAGAGCTTAAAAATTATCCCGGCGTAAGTGTATTAATCGCGGCTTACAATGAAGAAAGATGCATTGCTGAAACTCTCAGGGCCGTGCAGAAACAGGACTATCCAGGTGAATTACAAATTATTTTAATTGATGATGGTTCTGTTGATAATACTATTGTTAATGCCAAATCTTTAGAACTAAAAAATTTGGAAATTATTAAGGGCAAGCATGGAGGAAAGGCCACGGCTTTAAATCAAGGTTTGAAAAGGGCAAAACATGACCTCATTGTTACCTTGGATGCTGATACCTATATTTTAAAGGATGCCATCAAAGAAATAGTTAAAAAATTATACTCTGGACCTTCGAATGCGGAAACAGTTGCAGTTGCAGGGGCCATTTATGTGAAAAACAGTCGTAATACTTTGATGACGCGTATCCTGGAGTGGGATTTTTTTCACGCCATCGCTGTGATTAAACGTATACAGAGCCTTTTTCAAGGAACTCTTGTTGCGCAAGGCGCTTTTTCTATTTATTTAAAGAAAGTATTGCT encodes the following:
- a CDS encoding glycosyltransferase, translating into MYIPVKIKFAFAFLTSFIWLAFCFWISIPWIFDLAVYVTIVPAYIIVFSIALFPGFMYAFMLVSYLIDKRKPSIELKNYPGVSVLIAAYNEERCIAETLRAVQKQDYPGELQIILIDDGSVDNTIVNAKSLELKNLEIIKGKHGGKATALNQGLKRAKHDLIVTLDADTYILKDAIKEIVKKLYSGPSNAETVAVAGAIYVKNSRNTLMTRILEWDFFHAIAVIKRIQSLFQGTLVAQGAFSIYLKKVLLEMGGWQNTVGEDIVLTWGILSKGYRVDFAEKAICFTYVPETYKQFFFQRSRWARGLIEAFRHHPKILTTPRLSMFYIYWNMGVVLFDSVFFFIFIPGLVLAFFGYYFVAGPMTLCVLPISLLNNLIFFLGQRKSFHVQALQVRRNVLGFIIYFLFFQLIMNPAVIHGYLSEFFRREKRWRSKE